TGATAACATTGACTTTTCCTTGAGTCGGTTGTTCTCCAGCTTGAAATTTTCCAGATTCTACAACAGAACTAGCGATGGTTGTTGCAGATGGCGTCTGAGTCTCTATCTTATTGGAAGCTGCTTGTTGGGCACAGCCTAACATGACAAAAGGAATGATTGCAACAGATACTAGATGCTTCAACTTCATAGCTTTAGCGTCCTCAAATTCAGGTTTAAGGAAAATTTACACCCTCGCAACCTTAACTAAATTAATTTAAGGTAAGAATCTATTTAAATTTTCTTCAGATTTATATCATAAAATCTCTTTCCCAGTCCCCAGTCCCCAGCGATGCACTGAGCTTGCCGAAGTGTCCCCAGTCCCCAGTCCCCAGCGATGCACTGAGCTTGCCGAAGTGTCCCCACCCCAGTCCCCAGTTCCCAGTCGCTATTTTGCCGCTAGGTAATGGATAATGGGGAATACAGTGCTGTTGTGCGATCGCTTCCTGATTTCTACCATGATATTTTGAGGAATACCGATAAAAATGCTCAGGTTAATTAGAGAAATTTCCCAAGATTTATACCAATTTGTCATTAAAACTCTGACTTTCTCCACCGCAACCAATCCCACTAAATGGCTGCTAGCAGTCAGGCGTATTTACTTAACCCTAGCGTTAATACTTACCATTAATGTCGTATATGTCACTTCTGCGGTAGCAGAGAATTTGTCTGGTGATTTGCTCAAGCAACCAGCTATACAAATTACAGTTAGCTTAGGTAATGCAGCTAACGAACTTAAGTTTGAACCCAATAGCCTAGAATTTTTGGCTGGTAAACGCTATGCACTGCATCTCAAAAATCCCAGCCAACTGAAACACTATTTTACTGCCAAAGATTTTGCCGATGGCATCTGGACACAAAAAGTTGAT
The Gloeotrichia echinulata CP02 DNA segment above includes these coding regions:
- a CDS encoding plastocyanin/azurin family copper-binding protein, translated to MLRLIREISQDLYQFVIKTLTFSTATNPTKWLLAVRRIYLTLALILTINVVYVTSAVAENLSGDLLKQPAIQITVSLGNAANELKFEPNSLEFLAGKRYALHLKNPSQLKHYFTAKDFADGIWTQKVDAGKVEIKGAIHELELKPGSEAEWVFVPLKTGKYGLRCTIAGHTEAGMRGEIAIRN